A genome region from Arachidicoccus soli includes the following:
- a CDS encoding molybdopterin-binding protein, with the protein MANLKIKTPPKNTVFVRYFFLSFCLLIMCGASAQKKILPTNSFLIEGAVKKPIKVSIKDLATYPEVYIDSMPITNHLRQWRHTLLNVKCVSLKSILDKVIIDAPSPKDLSRYYLEFIASDNYTIVFSWNEVFNSPTGKHIFLLTEKDARKINEQSDRISMIVSTDFATGRRYLKGLKYIIIKKAD; encoded by the coding sequence ATGGCTAATTTAAAAATCAAAACCCCTCCAAAGAATACAGTATTTGTAAGATACTTTTTTTTATCTTTTTGCCTTTTGATAATGTGTGGGGCTTCTGCTCAGAAAAAAATACTTCCAACAAATTCCTTTCTTATCGAAGGTGCTGTAAAAAAGCCTATAAAAGTAAGCATTAAGGATTTAGCAACTTATCCTGAAGTTTATATTGACAGCATGCCCATTACTAACCATTTACGTCAATGGAGACATACGTTGTTGAATGTCAAATGTGTTTCATTAAAAAGCATATTAGATAAGGTAATTATCGATGCTCCCTCTCCAAAGGATTTAAGTAGATATTATCTGGAATTTATTGCATCCGATAATTATACAATAGTTTTTTCTTGGAATGAAGTTTTCAACTCGCCAACAGGTAAACATATTTTTCTTCTAACGGAAAAAGATGCTAGGAAAATTAATGAACAGTCTGATCGTATTTCTATGATCGTTTCAACAGATTTTGCTACCGGAAGAAGATATCTAAAAGGGCTTAAATATATTATTATTAAAAAGGCAGATTAA
- a CDS encoding molybdopterin molybdotransferase MoeA, translated as MISVIEAKNIIKGKVQALQPRKLAIEDAAFLTLAENIVAFDDVPAFAQSAMDGYAFNFNDFLTENTLLVEEEMAAGDNKNIVLKRGQAVRIFTGAVLPENADTVVMQEKISLVKNALIIKDEMLKCGSNVRLRGSEIKADEIAMRSGASLTPSAIGFLASIGIDEIMAFPKPSVHIIVTGKELKKPGEKLLHGQVYEANSFSLQAAFHQVYIRNVHIHFAEDNLAILQKELATALQHADLVILTGGVSVGDYDFVLEATRNCGVEQHFHKLKQKPGKPLFFGMKGQIPVFGLPGNPSSVLTCFYEYVLLALEKMSQQKEFIRSTKKILTNSIEKKAGLTHFLKGLYKDDKVAPLGAQESYRLSSFAQANCLICLEEEKSVFEKGELVEVHIIH; from the coding sequence ATGATTTCTGTAATAGAAGCAAAAAATATTATTAAAGGAAAAGTGCAAGCTTTACAACCAAGAAAATTGGCAATTGAAGATGCGGCCTTTTTAACACTGGCTGAAAATATTGTAGCATTTGACGATGTGCCAGCTTTTGCGCAATCAGCAATGGATGGATATGCTTTTAATTTCAATGATTTTCTTACGGAAAACACTTTATTGGTGGAAGAAGAAATGGCTGCAGGCGATAATAAAAACATTGTTTTAAAGCGGGGGCAGGCAGTGCGCATTTTTACGGGAGCGGTCTTGCCTGAAAATGCAGACACTGTGGTGATGCAGGAAAAAATTTCGTTGGTAAAAAATGCCTTAATCATCAAAGATGAAATGCTGAAATGCGGAAGCAATGTCCGTTTGAGGGGTTCGGAAATAAAAGCGGATGAAATTGCCATGAGGAGCGGAGCTAGTTTAACTCCCTCTGCTATTGGCTTTTTGGCTTCCATCGGCATCGATGAAATTATGGCTTTCCCAAAACCTTCTGTGCACATTATTGTTACAGGAAAAGAGTTGAAAAAGCCAGGGGAAAAATTGTTGCATGGACAGGTCTATGAAGCCAATTCTTTTTCTTTGCAAGCAGCTTTCCATCAGGTGTATATTAGGAATGTTCATATCCATTTTGCAGAAGATAATCTGGCCATTTTACAAAAGGAATTAGCAACTGCTTTACAACATGCGGATTTAGTTATTTTGACTGGGGGTGTGAGTGTAGGGGATTATGATTTTGTGCTGGAGGCAACTAGAAATTGTGGGGTGGAACAACATTTTCACAAGCTAAAACAAAAACCAGGTAAGCCTTTGTTCTTTGGCATGAAGGGCCAAATACCTGTATTTGGATTACCTGGGAATCCCTCTTCTGTGCTGACTTGTTTTTATGAATATGTATTGCTGGCATTGGAAAAAATGAGTCAGCAGAAAGAGTTTATTCGCAGCACCAAAAAGATCTTGACAAACAGTATAGAGAAAAAGGCCGGACTTACACATTTCTTAAAAGGCCTTTACAAAGATGATAAAGTAGCGCCTTTAGGAGCGCAAGAATCCTATCGTTTAAGTTCTTTTGCACAAGCCAATTGTTTGATTTGCCTGGAAGAAGAAAAATCGGTATTTGAAAAAGGGGAACTTGTTGAAGTTCATATTATTCATTAA
- a CDS encoding SelT/SelW/SelH family protein, with product MKPIITIEYCPKCGWLLRSAYIAQELLTTFVNDLEGILLKPSEEGGHFSIQINEVVVFDRKEQAGFPEIKTLKQIIRDIINPEKDLGHSDKKKEN from the coding sequence ATGAAGCCGATCATCACAATCGAATATTGCCCAAAATGCGGATGGCTACTGCGTTCTGCTTATATAGCCCAGGAATTGCTTACTACATTTGTCAATGATCTGGAAGGCATACTATTGAAGCCTTCTGAAGAAGGGGGCCATTTTAGTATTCAAATAAATGAAGTAGTTGTTTTCGACAGAAAAGAACAGGCCGGATTTCCTGAAATAAAAACGTTAAAACAAATAATTAGGGATATAATAAACCCTGAAAAAGATCTGGGGCATTCTGATAAGAAAAAAGAAAATTGA
- a CDS encoding MoaD/ThiS family protein gives MQVTLLLFGRIIEILGTTTMMVEGIQDTDTLKVYLLNRYPTLNAINYAIAVNEQIIAANTTLKEDCIVAILPPYSGG, from the coding sequence ATGCAAGTGACACTTCTTTTATTTGGCCGTATAATCGAGATTCTGGGAACCACTACAATGATGGTTGAAGGCATTCAGGATACTGATACTTTGAAAGTTTATCTTTTGAATCGATATCCTACTTTGAATGCTATTAATTATGCTATTGCAGTTAATGAACAGATAATAGCGGCAAATACCACATTAAAAGAAGATTGCATAGTAGCTATTTTACCACCTTATTCCGGAGGTTGA
- a CDS encoding sulfite exporter TauE/SafE family protein, which produces MQSHLLIFYILMFFVAFLYASVGHGGGSGYLALMAMFGMTPFVMHSTALTLDLFVSITSFSLFYKGKYFDVKMFLPLAIASIPMAFLGGLMSIDGTIYKKILGILLLIIVARFIFFRKIEITEPKKASISGSLLIGALIGFASGLIGIGGGIILSPILLLLGWADQKKTAAISALFIFVNALAGLGGLAFKGNIHYNNQIFLYIFISFIGGVTGSYFGALKFRQNILKNILASILFLAAFKLLYTYG; this is translated from the coding sequence ATGCAATCGCATCTTTTAATTTTTTATATTCTGATGTTCTTTGTCGCGTTCTTATATGCCTCGGTAGGGCATGGTGGAGGAAGTGGCTATTTAGCCTTGATGGCTATGTTTGGCATGACCCCATTTGTAATGCATTCTACGGCTTTGACTTTAGATTTGTTTGTATCGATTACTTCCTTTAGTTTATTCTACAAAGGCAAATATTTTGACGTAAAAATGTTTTTACCGCTTGCCATCGCATCAATACCCATGGCTTTTTTGGGAGGTTTAATGTCTATTGACGGAACTATCTATAAAAAAATATTAGGGATTTTATTATTGATAATTGTCGCAAGATTTATCTTTTTTAGAAAGATAGAAATTACAGAGCCTAAAAAAGCAAGTATCTCCGGCTCATTGCTAATAGGTGCTTTAATTGGTTTTGCATCAGGCCTTATTGGTATTGGTGGCGGTATCATCCTCTCTCCTATTTTATTATTATTGGGCTGGGCAGATCAGAAAAAAACAGCGGCCATCAGTGCGTTATTTATTTTTGTAAATGCACTGGCAGGTTTGGGAGGGCTTGCTTTCAAGGGGAATATTCATTATAATAATCAGATCTTCTTGTATATATTTATTTCCTTCATTGGGGGCGTAACAGGCTCTTATTTTGGTGCATTAAAGTTTAGGCAAAATATATTGAAAAACATTTTGGCAAGTATATTATTCTTAGCAGCATTTAAACTCTTATACACTTATGGCTAA